Genomic segment of Umezawaea sp. Da 62-37:
GCCGTCGGGCTTGCGCACCAGGCGGATCTCCCGGTCGCCGACCTGCTCGCGGTGCTCCATCATCCGCGCGTTGCCGGCGAACGTCTCCGGGGCCGAACCCTGGATGACACCCGCCACCTCCCACTCGGCGAGCCTGCGTGGGTGGCCCTCGGCGATGAGGACCTCGACGAACTCCTCCCGGCGGGCGGTGGTCCGCTCGTGGAAGATCGCGCCGAACTCCAGCCGGTCGGCCAGCGACCTCGCCGCCCACGCGGGCTGCGCGGCACGCGCGGCGCGCAGGGCCTCGAAGCACTGCTCGGGCCCGGTCAGCGCGACGCGGCCGACGATCCGCTCGTCGGTGGTGTCGGGCTCGCCGGCGCCCGCGAGTTCGCGCTTCAACCGGATCGCGCCGAAAGCGTCCTCGAAGAGGCTGGACGCGCGGATCGTGTAGATCCACTTGTCCGTCGGGGCGTCCTGCCCCGCGATGTAAGAGGGGTACGTCTTCACGTCGTCACCTTGTTCCTGGTCGCGGCAGGGCGGTTCAAAGAACGCCCATGTAGCGCAGGCGGACGTCCTGCGTCTCCTGGGACCAGGTGGAGGCGGTCATCATGCGCTCCTCGGCGCTGGTGTCGACGAGCTTGCGGCCCGGCCAGACCTCGTACTCGGGGATCAGGTGGCCCCACTCCGACAGGCCCTGCTGGAACAGGGACTCGCGCTGGAACAGGAAGGGCTGCATCGGGAGGTTCTCCCAGAGCGCGCGGCCGCGGCCGATCAGCTCCAGGATGCGCATCCGCTCGCCGGGCTGCTCCTGCAGGTGGCGCTTGACCACGCTGCTGCCCACGGACAGGTGGCGGATCTCGTCCATGCCCGCGCCGCGCTCGATCTCGGCTCCCGCCGGGTCCAGTTCGGCCCACTTGCGCTCGCTCAGCTCGCCGAACGGGGCGAGCACGCCCTCGACGAGGACGGTGAGGGTGATGACGCCGCCGTAGAAGTCGCCGTTGTCGCGGATCACGGACAGGCCGAAGTCCTCCAGCGGGTCGAGCACGGCCTCGATCGCCTTGCCCGCCACGGTGGTGATGGTGTCCTCGACCTCGGCCTCGGCGATGCCGATCTCGATCAGGTGCTCGCGGAACACGCGGGCGTGCCGGGCCTCGTCGAGCAGCTGGGTGGCGAAGAACTCGGTCGTGACGCGGTCGGGCGCGAGGGACACCAGGTGGCCGAGGGCGCGGGTGACCTTCTCCTCGGCGATGGACCGGAAGGCGAACTCCTCGATCAGCGCCTCGCGCAGCGGGCCGGGCTTGAGCACCTGCTCGGGGATGGCGGCGTCGGGCGTGTGGCCGGTGGGGATGCGGCGCAGCAGCCGGCCCGCGACCTCGTCGAGCCAGTACTGCAGGTCGCAGTCCTCGGGCGTCAGCTCGAGGGTCCGGGCGCCTTCGAGCACGGGACCCGCGTTGTCCCAGTCGACTTCGGGCCTGATCTTGCCGTCCATAGTGGTTCCTCCTCGGGATTCGGGCATGTCAGATGGCTCTCGTGAGCCGGAGCAGGTTCCACAGCGCGGGGAGCGAGACGCCGTCCTCGAAGGCGACGTACTCCGGCTCGACCACGTGCGGCGCCCACTTGCGCTTGAACGCTTCCTGGGTGCGCGAGGGGTAGATGGCCTTGCCGCGCTTGGCGATCAGGTCGGTGACGCGGGTGACGACCCCGCTGGCCGCGCCCGGCACCTCGTTCTCGGCCGCGAGACCGGCGAACGGCGTGTGGCCGAGGTGCAGCCAGCCCGCGCCCTCCTCCTGGAACCGCTGCAGCGCGGTGACGTTGACCAGTTCGATCGTCCCGACCGGGGCGTCGGGGTCGCGGCGGGTCAGGTCGTAGAGCCACCCCGGCCTGCCGCCGAACGCCGGGGAGTAGGAGATGTAGGCGACCGGGCGGTCGGCGACGCTCGCCACGAAGATCCGGCGGTGCTCCGCGCCCCGGCCGCCCCGCTCGCCGATCATGAAGTCCAGTTCCTTGACGTGCCACCCCTTCGCGCGCAACCACCGCGCGTCGATCGTGGCCAGCAGGTCGTCGCGCCCGGTGCTCTCCTCGACGGTGACGCCGTCCCGCTTGGCGCGGGCGATGTTCTGCCGCACCTTGGCCAGCGGGCCGCCGCGCATCGTGAACCGCTCGAGGTCGACGCTGTAGGTGCGGCCGAGCTGGTTGACCACGAACCCCTCGGCCGCGTACAGCTCGGCGTCCTGCTTGGACAGCTGCACGGCGCAGATCCGCAGCCGCTCGCGCCCGGCCCACGCGCGGAAGTCGGCGAGCAGGTCGGCCCGGTGCTCCTCCCGCGTCAGCGGGCCGCACAGCTGCACGACGTGCCGTCGGCTCAGCCGGTACGCGACGGTGCCGGGGGCGCGGTCGCTGCGGAAGTGCCGCGTGGCCTGGTTGTAGCTCAGGAAGGCGCTCGGGTGGTCGCCGTGCTGCCGCAGCGACGCCAGGGTCTCCTCGTCCTCGATGGTGATCACGGAGTCGACACCTTGTCCTCGGTCCGCGTGACCTGCACCCGGCGCTGCGGCTGCTGGCCCGTCACCTGCGCCATGAACGCGTGGAACGCGGGCAGCGGCTCGGGCTCGAACGCGATGCTGAACGGCTTGAGCGTGTTGCCGAGCAGACCGCGGTCGGCGCACAGGTGCAGCGGGATGGCGAGCAGCGCCCACTCCGGACCGGCCACGAGCACCCACAGACCGCAGATCGCCGCGGCCGCGAACCAGTTGTGCATCGTGTTGTAGACGACGTAGTAGGCCTTGTGGATCGGCCCGCCCTTGGCCCTCCGGAAGGCGATCGCGCCGGGGTAGTACCCGATGATGTCGATCGAGAAGAACAGCAGGACGGCGGCCCACCACCGGATGTCGCCGAAGTGCAGGAGCATGAGGACGACGCACGCGGCGAAGCCCACCAGGTACTCGGCGCGCATGATCCAGTACGTCGCCTTGGTGTCGAAGTGGTTGACGTGGTCCACGGGTTTCCTCTCCGGGGGAGGCGGCCCCGGAGAGGGCTGCCGTCGATGTCGTTCCTGCGGTCGGGACCTCGCGGCGGACAGGGCCGCGAGCTTGTCCTTGCGGGACGGGCGAACTACCGGTGCGACGCGGTCGCGGTGGGAGGTCGCCCGTCGGCGCGCGGCGGCGCGGCCCACTCCCCTGTCCGCCCGCACGTCGCGGTCCCGGTCATGCCCGTTCCCCCGCGGGGCCCGCGGCGTCGCGCCACCAGTCCGCGATCCACGAGGGCAGCGGTCCTGGGACGCGGACCCAGCGGTAGCGGTCGAGCTTCTGCCCGGCGTCCGCCGCGGTGTACCTCAGGCGCGTGACCCGCGTGCTCCCGAGCTTCCCCGTGAGCTCCGCCATCGCGGCGGGCGTGTGCATGAGGTCGCCCTCGACGGACACCACCAGCACCGGCAGGTCCACGGCGGACATGGCGCGCTCGTAGTCGATGTCCGCGCCGTCGGGCCGGAAGCGCCCGGTGCTGGCGAACCTCGCCCAGTCGGTGATGACGCCCGCGGACTCCCTGCCCCCGAAACCCACCCGGTCGCCGGGGAAGTACCCCCACGCCCTGCCCAGCAGCGCGGCGGTCTGCGTGCCGAGCAGCACGCGCAGGCCCCGCGGTCGCGGGTAGACGCGGTGGTGCGGGGTGCCGGAGGCGATCAGCGCGAGCCCGTCCACGTCCGCCTCGGGCCTGCCGAGGTAGGCGACGCCGAGCTGGCCGCCGATGCTGTGGCCGAGCAGGACGACGGGGCGGCCGGGGAACTCCCGCCGCGCGGCCGCCACGGCCGCCGGGAGGTCGACCGCCACCATCTCCTGCTGCCCGAACCGGGAGGCGCGGGAGACCGCGGGCGTGCTGCCGCCGTGTCCGCGCAGGTCGCAGACCACGACCGGGAACCCGGTCCGGGACAACCCGCGCGCCAGGGGGTCGTAGTAGGTGGCGACGATCCCCATCGCGGGCACGACGAGGACGACCGGCGCCCGTTCGTCCTCGACCGCTTGGGGGAAGACCCGCAGGCACAGCTGGTCGCGACGACCGACCGGGAGCACCAGCAGCCGTGCCTCGACCTCGTCCGAGGGCGCCCGTCCGGTCATCGCGGGCACCGCGACGGCGTCGGGGTGACGGGGTCACCGCAGCACTGATGGATCACGACAAGCCTCCACGCGGGTGATTGGCCCGACAGGTTCGAAAAACTGGTTGAAACGTTTCACAATGCAAATCGGACCACGCGCCCCACGAACGGCCTCGAAGTCATCGACGAACCCGGCATCGGCCGCGCGTCACCACGCCGAATCCGACCCCACCCCTAGTGCGGAAAGTGCGAAGCCCACCGAAATGGACACCCTGATGATCTTGGAAAAAACACCCCTGCTGTCGAACCCGGACCGATCCGGCATTCGCACTCGCAATCCCCCGTGCGGAGCGGAAAAATGGCGAGGCGAAGCGGAAGAACTGGCAACGCGGCGACGGTAACAGCTCCCTGCCAGCCCGATTGCACATCGCGCAACGGTCCAAAGAGGCAAAAAGCCTGGTCAGTTGGCATAAGAACAATCCCTGGCATCTATCTGCCACGGTGCCCGCCGGTGATTCACGTCACTGTACCCAATGATCTTGCGCTGATACGTTTCCCGCTTCCAACCCCTGCGCGATCCGCTTCGCAATCGCATATCCACCGCGGGCGCCCGCACGGCAACCGGCACAGCTCGTCCGCGTCAACAAATCCGAAATATCCGTACGCCGGTGCGAACACCAGGAGTTCCCATGCGCGAGGTCGCCACCGCGCCGCTACCCACCGTGCCCGTCCTCGGCGGACTGGCCGAACTCGTGCACACCAACGCCGAACGGATCCCCGACTCCACCGCCTTCCGCCGGAAGACGCCGGCGGGGTGGGTCCCGGTCACCGCGCGGAGGTTCCGCGACGAGGTCGTCGAGGCGGCACGGGGGCTCATCGCCTTGGGGGTGCGCCCCGGCGACCGGGTGGTGATCCTGTCGTCGACCCGCTACGAGTGGACGCTGGTCGACTTCGCCGTCTGGGCCGCCCGCGCGGTCTCCGTGCCGGTCTACGTCACGTCCTCCGCGGAGCAGGTGGACTGGATCGTCGCCGACTCCGGTGCGACCGCGGCGGTCGTGGAGACCGGGGAGCACGAACGCCTGGCGCGGGACGCGTTCGCCAAGGCGGGTCGGGACGCTCCGGTGTGGCGGATCGACGACGTCGTGGAGGAGTTGGCGAAGGCGGGCGCCGCGGTGCCCCGGTCCGCGGTCCACGACAACCGCGGGACCACCGAGAACTCCGAGGCCGCCACGATCATCTACACCTCGGGCACCACCGGTCGCCCCAAGGGGTGCGTGCTGACGCACGCGAACTTCCTGGCCGAGGCGCGCAACGCCGTGGGCGTGCTCCGCCCGCTGTTCGGGGCGGGCGGTGCGGCCGGCGCGTCCACGCTGCTGTTCCTGCCGCTGGCGCACGTGGTCGGCCGGATGATCGAGATCGGCGCGGTGTGGGCGGGGGTCACCCTCGGCCACACCCCGAACGTCCGCGACGCGCTGGGCGACCTGGCGACGTTCCGCCCGACGTTCGTCCTCGCCGTGCCCTACGTGCTCGAGAAGATCTACCAGGGCGCCTGGCAGAAGGCCCACGGCAGCGGCCGGGGCGGGGTCTTCGACGCCGCGGTCGAGGTCGCCGTCGCGCACTCGTCCGCCGATTCCCCCGGTCCGGTGCTGGGCCTGAAGCACGCGGCCTTCGACCGGCTGATCTACCGCAGGCTGCGCGAGGTCCTCGGCGGCCGCTGCCGGTACGTCCTGTCGGGCGGCGCCGCGCTCGCGCCGAAGCTCGTCCACTTCTTCCACTCCGCCGGGATCACCGTGCTGGAGGGGTACGGGCTCACCGAGACCACCTCGACCGCCACGATCAACACGCCCGACGTGTTCCGCGCGGGCACCGCGGGCAGGCCGCTGCCCGGCATGTCGATCAGGATCTCCGACAGCGGCGAGGTCCTCGTCAAGGGGCCCACCCTGTTCCAGGGCTACTGGCACGACGAGCGGGCGACGGCGGAGTCCTTCCGGGACGGCTGGTTCGCCACCGGCGACCTCGGGCGGCTCGACGACGGCGGTTTCCTCGTCATCACCGGGCGCAGCAAGGACATCCTGGTGACCAGCGGCGGGAAGAACGTCTCCCCCGGTGTCATGGAGGACCGCGTCAACGCGCACCCGCTGGTCGGCAACGCCGTGGTGGTGGGCGACGGCCGCCGCTACGTGGCCGCGCTGCTCACCCTCGACCACCAGTACTTCCCGGTGTGGAAGGAGAACAGGGGCAAACCCGCCGAGGCGACCGTGGCCGACCTGCTCGACGACCACGACCTGCTGGCCGATCTCCAGGAGGCCGTCGACCTCGGGAACGCCGCGGTGTCGCGGGCGGAGTCGGTCCGCAGGTTCCGCGTGCTGTCGGCGGAGTTCACCCCGGAGAACGGCTTCCTGACGCCGTCGCTGAAGATCAAGCGGAGTGTGGTGGTGGAGGCGTTCGCCGACGAGGTCGAGGCCTGTTACCCGCAGCACGTCCCGTCGTCCTGATCCGACGACCGCCGGCGGCCCGCCGGTAGCGGTCTGCGTGCATGGACGGCGAGGGCCCGGTGCCCGCTCGTCGTCGAGCGGACACCGGGCGACGGGTCCTCGCCGTCAGCCGGTCAGGGGGTGGCGCAGGTGACGGGAGGTGCCGCCCACTGGCCGTTGGCCATCACGGTGAAGCCGAACGTGGTGCTCGCGCCCGCCGCGAGCGAGCCGTTCCCGTTGGGCTTCATGGTCATCAGGTTGCCACCGCCGCTCCAGGTCGGCGTGCCGTTCCACGTCGTGGAGATCTTCTGCGGCGAGGTCACCAGCACGGTGGACGTCCAGCTGGAGATCGCCGCGCCGCCCGCGGTGATCGTCACCTCGCCGTTGAAGCGGTCGCCCCACGCCTGCGTGGTGCGGTAGGTCGCGGTGCAGGAACCCCCGCCCGCGGGCGGGGTGGTGGTCGTCGTCGTGGTCGTGGTGGTCGTCGTTGTGGTGGTCGTCGTGGTCGTCGTGGTGGGGTCGCCGGGGCCGTCGGTCAGGGTGGGGGTGGTCCAGTCCCGCCACTGCGCCAGGTTGCCCGCGGCCTTGCTGGAGATCCTGATCTGCCCCGCCGCGTTGCCGGTCTTGAGCAGGAACTTCTGGATGTTCTGCTGCAACGGCGTCTTCCACTCCGCCCGGTTGGCGCAGTGGTTGCCGTCGGTGATGTCGGACCAATAGGTGATGTTGTCCCCGGCGCCCAACGCCTTGTAGACCTCGGCACCACCCAACGCGGCGACGCTGGCGGATTTCGGGCCCAGGTTGGCGATGTGGGGGTTGTCCATGATGAACAACCCGCGCGGTGCCACCATGGCGACGATCTCGTGGGTGTCCACCGGCAACCCGTTGGGGTTGCTGGTGTACGACCCGAACGCGTCACCGAGCCAGGGTTGTTCGCCGTAGGCGCTGCTCAGGCTTTGGGCGCCTTCGCCGGGGATGCCGCGGAAGATCGGGGCGCCGGCGCTGCCGGACTCGATCGGCATCGTCAACGCGATCCGCTGGTCGAACGCGCCGATCACGAACGCGCCCTTGCCGAACCGCGAGCACCCGGTGACACCGACGGCGTCGGCTTTGAGGATGGTGCCGCCGGAGGTCTCGATGACGTCGATCATCCGGCTCACCCCCCACGACCACGCGGCCAACAGGCCGGTGGTGCTGGTGGCGCCGTAGACGCTGTAGAACGCGCCCTGCTTGTTGTTGCGGGCCGTGCCTTCCTTGCCCACCGCGTACGGGTCGTAGTTGATCACCGCCGCGCCGGCCGCCTTGATGGTGGCCGTGTCCGCGCCGAACCCGCCCAACACCACCACGACCGGGAACGGACCGGACCCGCTGGGCAGTTCGACCTTGGCCGAGAAGCTGGAGGACTTGCCGTTGTGCGACACGTTGACCGTGAGGTTGCTGCTGGACACCGTGCCCGTGACGGTGGTCGGCTTGCCGGGCTTCTCGCCGTAGACGGTCTTCTCCGCGAGTTTGCGGATCTCGGTGCGTCGGCACCGCCAGTCCGACTTCGCGGTGATCCGGGTGCCGTTGATCCTGGTGAACGGGTCGGGCAGCTTCGCGTTGGACGGGGTGGAGCCGGGCAGGGTCACCGGGCAGTCGGCGCCCTCGTCCTCGACCAGGGCCATGGCTCCGACGGACGCCTCGGCCGGGGATGTTCTCGCCATCAGCGTCGCCGCGCCGACGACCGTCAACGCCGCTATCGCCAGCATGGCGACTGTCGAGCGGATTCCGGAGCTGCCCGAACTGGTGCTCACGGCGCTCTCCTTCCGGGTTGGTGGTGGGATCGGCAGGCTTGGGCTTGGTGGCTTCGACCCGTGCGGGAGACCCGGAGGGACGTCAGGGGGTCGAGCAACTCAGGTCGGTCACGCCGGGCGAGCCCGCGCCGCTGGCCACGAACCCGAACGTCGTCGTGGCGCCACCGCCGGGAGAACCGTTGTAGGGGGCGTTCTTCACGCTCACGGCTCCGCTGGCGCCCGTGGCGGTGCCGCCCCAGATGGAGCTGATGCTCTGCCCGCCCGCCAGGGTCATCCGCACCGTCCACCCGGTGAGCGCGGCGGTGCCGTTGTTCTTGACGGTCACTTCCGCCTGGTAGCCGCCGCTCCACGTGTTGACCACCCGCGGCGTCGCGGCGCACCCACCGGGCACGGGCGGCACGGTGGTCGTCGTGGTGGTTGTGGTCGTGGTGGTCGTCGTGGTCGTGGTCGGGTCGCCACCGTTGCCGATGCTGCCCGGCACCGCCAGGAGCGCGTTGTACCAACGGGTCGCCATCTTCGCGTAGCCGCCCGCGTTGGGGTGGACGCCGTCGGCGAGGTCCGAACCGGTCAGCGCGCTGTACATGTCGACGAGGTGGACCTTCTTGCCCGCGGCGACCTTGCCCTGCACGATCGCCGGGATGGCCGCGTTGAACGTGCGCACGGCGGAGTCGGCCGACGGCAGCGGGATGATCGTCGAGACGAACACCGCGGTGTCCGGGGACTTGGCGGTGATGTGGTCGATGAGGGTCGACAGGCGCGCGGGGGCTCCCGACGCGTTGCCGCCGATCATGTCGTTGGTGCCGATGTGCAGCAGCACGGTCTGCGGGCTGTAGGTGGTGAGCCAGTTGACGACGTTGCTGTCGATCTGCGCGATCGTCCAGCCCGAGTGGCCTTCGTGGTCGCGGTCGCCCAGGTTGGAGGGACCGTTGCTCATCGAGCCGACGAAGTCGACGCTGTGGCCACCCGCGACGATCTTCTGCCACAGCTCGATGCGGTACCCGCCCGCCACGGTCAGGCCGTCGGTGATCGAGTCGCCGAGCGGCATCACCTTCACCGTCGCGGCCGCGCTCACCGGCGGTTCGGCCTGAGCCGCGCCCACGAGGGGAACCGCGACCGCGGCGAACAGCGCCGTGATGGCGAGGATCCGGGTGAACGGGGGCCGACTCCTGGTCATAGGGCCTCTTTCCGGTCAGTGGAGCGGACGGGACAGCGTCCTGATTCCCGTCCCGCTACTCGAAACAGATCGGAAATCTGGCCGAAACTTTCTAGCCAGACATGCCAGGGGGTTGCCGCTTTGACAACACATTCATGTATGTGTCCCCATGCAAGACGCTTCTACTGCAACAGAATCCGACCGTTCCCCCTGTTGGCTCAACCAGGGGCCGGTCTCGAAACAATCGGAGGCTGTACAGAAACTTTTTGCGTCCACAGCCGAATTTTGCCTGATTTCGCAAATCCGCGACCCGACATCGCGGGCAACACGGACGCGGCGACGACGTGGTGACCGAACGGCGGCGCCCTGGCGAACGTGAAACCATGTCGACGACCGTGGAGACGCGGAGCCGATTTCCTGGGAGAGATGTGGAAGACCTGGACGTCGGAGAAGGCACGGACCTCGTGGCCTTCGTGGGGGCCGACGGACGCTTGGCGCACCTGAACGCGGCGGGGCGAGCCCTGCTCGGTGTCGATCCCGAAGTGGACGTCACCTCGACGCGCTTCGACCGGTTCATCGTGGACAAGGCGCTGATACCGACCTTGGCCGCGGCGGGCAGGGTGTGGTCGGGCGACACGCTCCTGCGGGCCGACGACGTGGACGTCGAAGTTTTCCTCGTGTGCACGACCTCGCCCGGTGGTAGCACCATCGTGGCGCGTGCTCTCGACAGCAGGCGCGTCGGTGAGCGCTTCCTCGCCGACCTCGAACGCGAGTGGCAGTCCCTGGACGACGCCGAGGACGTCATGGCGCTGGCGACGCGGCGGCTGGGCAAGCACATCGGCGCGGACCGGTGCGCCTACGCCAGGACCGAGGCCGACGAGGACCACTTCGTCATGAGCGGCGACCACGCCACGGGCTTGCCGAACCTGGTGGGGCGGTTCGCGATGTCGCAGTTCGGCGAGGACTGCCTGCGGGCCATGCGCGCGGGCGAGCCGTGGGTGGTGGCCGACTGCGCCGACGACGACAGGCTGCGGGACGACGACCTGGCCGCCTACGAGACCACGGGCATCCGCGCCGTGATCTGCTTGCCGCTGCTCAAAAAAGGGCGGTTCGTCGCGGCGATGGCCGTGCACCAGGCGACCGCGCGGCGGTGGACGGCGGCCGAGGTCGACCTGGTCGCGGCCGTGGTCAACCGGTGCCGGGAGTCGCTGGAGCGCACCCACGCCGCCAGGGCCCTGCGCGACAGCGAACAGCGCTACCGGCTGCTCGTGGAGCGCGCCACCGACGGCATCTGGATGGTCGACCGCGACCTGCGGTTCGTCGAGGTCAACCCGGCGGGCTGCGCGCTGCTCGGCTACGAGCGCGAGGAACTGCTGGGCAGGTCCGCCGCCGATCTCGTCGTGTCCG
This window contains:
- a CDS encoding alpha/beta fold hydrolase, translated to MTGRAPSDEVEARLLVLPVGRRDQLCLRVFPQAVEDERAPVVLVVPAMGIVATYYDPLARGLSRTGFPVVVCDLRGHGGSTPAVSRASRFGQQEMVAVDLPAAVAAARREFPGRPVVLLGHSIGGQLGVAYLGRPEADVDGLALIASGTPHHRVYPRPRGLRVLLGTQTAALLGRAWGYFPGDRVGFGGRESAGVITDWARFASTGRFRPDGADIDYERAMSAVDLPVLVVSVEGDLMHTPAAMAELTGKLGSTRVTRLRYTAADAGQKLDRYRWVRVPGPLPSWIADWWRDAAGPAGERA
- a CDS encoding DUF2156 domain-containing protein; this translates as MITIEDEETLASLRQHGDHPSAFLSYNQATRHFRSDRAPGTVAYRLSRRHVVQLCGPLTREEHRADLLADFRAWAGRERLRICAVQLSKQDAELYAAEGFVVNQLGRTYSVDLERFTMRGGPLAKVRQNIARAKRDGVTVEESTGRDDLLATIDARWLRAKGWHVKELDFMIGERGGRGAEHRRIFVASVADRPVAYISYSPAFGGRPGWLYDLTRRDPDAPVGTIELVNVTALQRFQEEGAGWLHLGHTPFAGLAAENEVPGAASGVVTRVTDLIAKRGKAIYPSRTQEAFKRKWAPHVVEPEYVAFEDGVSLPALWNLLRLTRAI
- a CDS encoding cellulose binding domain-containing protein, translated to MSTSSGSSGIRSTVAMLAIAALTVVGAATLMARTSPAEASVGAMALVEDEGADCPVTLPGSTPSNAKLPDPFTRINGTRITAKSDWRCRRTEIRKLAEKTVYGEKPGKPTTVTGTVSSSNLTVNVSHNGKSSSFSAKVELPSGSGPFPVVVVLGGFGADTATIKAAGAAVINYDPYAVGKEGTARNNKQGAFYSVYGATSTTGLLAAWSWGVSRMIDVIETSGGTILKADAVGVTGCSRFGKGAFVIGAFDQRIALTMPIESGSAGAPIFRGIPGEGAQSLSSAYGEQPWLGDAFGSYTSNPNGLPVDTHEIVAMVAPRGLFIMDNPHIANLGPKSASVAALGGAEVYKALGAGDNITYWSDITDGNHCANRAEWKTPLQQNIQKFLLKTGNAAGQIRISSKAAGNLAQWRDWTTPTLTDGPGDPTTTTTTTTTTTTTTTTTTTTTPPAGGGSCTATYRTTQAWGDRFNGEVTITAGGAAISSWTSTVLVTSPQKISTTWNGTPTWSGGGNLMTMKPNGNGSLAAGASTTFGFTVMANGQWAAPPVTCATP
- a CDS encoding cellulose binding domain-containing protein codes for the protein MTRSRPPFTRILAITALFAAVAVPLVGAAQAEPPVSAAATVKVMPLGDSITDGLTVAGGYRIELWQKIVAGGHSVDFVGSMSNGPSNLGDRDHEGHSGWTIAQIDSNVVNWLTTYSPQTVLLHIGTNDMIGGNASGAPARLSTLIDHITAKSPDTAVFVSTIIPLPSADSAVRTFNAAIPAIVQGKVAAGKKVHLVDMYSALTGSDLADGVHPNAGGYAKMATRWYNALLAVPGSIGNGGDPTTTTTTTTTTTTTTTTVPPVPGGCAATPRVVNTWSGGYQAEVTVKNNGTAALTGWTVRMTLAGGQSISSIWGGTATGASGAVSVKNAPYNGSPGGGATTTFGFVASGAGSPGVTDLSCSTP
- a CDS encoding VlmB-like protein; its protein translation is MDGKIRPEVDWDNAGPVLEGARTLELTPEDCDLQYWLDEVAGRLLRRIPTGHTPDAAIPEQVLKPGPLREALIEEFAFRSIAEEKVTRALGHLVSLAPDRVTTEFFATQLLDEARHARVFREHLIEIGIAEAEVEDTITTVAGKAIEAVLDPLEDFGLSVIRDNGDFYGGVITLTVLVEGVLAPFGELSERKWAELDPAGAEIERGAGMDEIRHLSVGSSVVKRHLQEQPGERMRILELIGRGRALWENLPMQPFLFQRESLFQQGLSEWGHLIPEYEVWPGRKLVDTSAEERMMTASTWSQETQDVRLRYMGVL
- a CDS encoding long-chain fatty acid--CoA ligase, translating into MREVATAPLPTVPVLGGLAELVHTNAERIPDSTAFRRKTPAGWVPVTARRFRDEVVEAARGLIALGVRPGDRVVILSSTRYEWTLVDFAVWAARAVSVPVYVTSSAEQVDWIVADSGATAAVVETGEHERLARDAFAKAGRDAPVWRIDDVVEELAKAGAAVPRSAVHDNRGTTENSEAATIIYTSGTTGRPKGCVLTHANFLAEARNAVGVLRPLFGAGGAAGASTLLFLPLAHVVGRMIEIGAVWAGVTLGHTPNVRDALGDLATFRPTFVLAVPYVLEKIYQGAWQKAHGSGRGGVFDAAVEVAVAHSSADSPGPVLGLKHAAFDRLIYRRLREVLGGRCRYVLSGGAALAPKLVHFFHSAGITVLEGYGLTETTSTATINTPDVFRAGTAGRPLPGMSIRISDSGEVLVKGPTLFQGYWHDERATAESFRDGWFATGDLGRLDDGGFLVITGRSKDILVTSGGKNVSPGVMEDRVNAHPLVGNAVVVGDGRRYVAALLTLDHQYFPVWKENRGKPAEATVADLLDDHDLLADLQEAVDLGNAAVSRAESVRRFRVLSAEFTPENGFLTPSLKIKRSVVVEAFADEVEACYPQHVPSS